One genomic segment of Streptomyces liangshanensis includes these proteins:
- a CDS encoding 4-coumarate--CoA ligase family protein: MIFHSEYADVPAVELPIHEAVLGRAAAFGDTVALVDGTNGTSMTYGQLDTYHRALAAAFTEAGVRKGDVLALHSPNTVVYPAVFYAATRAGASVTTAHPLATAEELATQLRDSAARWIVTVGALLEVARRAAELVGGIQEIFVCDRAVGHRSVRDLALSTAPRVTVPVDPGEDVAVLPYSSGTTGVPKGVMLTHRSIATNLAQMEPVVPMGPGDRILAILPFFHIYGLTALMNAPLRHGATVVVLPRFDLDQFLAAIETYRITGLYVAPPIVLALAKHPAVSRYDLSSLRYVLCAAAPLDARLAAACSARLNLPPVRQAYGMTELSPGTHIVPLDATDPPPGAVGKLLPGTEMRLVRLDDPDEDAEPGGEGEILIRGPQVMKGYLGRPGETAAMIDADGWVHTGDVGRTDGDGWLFVVDRVKELIKYKGFQVAPAELEALLLTHDAIADAAVIGVHDADGNEVPKAYIVRRPGGESLGADDVMSFVADRVAPYKKIRRVEFIGGVPRAASGKILRRQLRDRETEITT, encoded by the coding sequence ATGATCTTCCACAGCGAGTACGCGGATGTCCCGGCCGTCGAACTGCCCATCCACGAGGCCGTCCTCGGCCGCGCCGCCGCGTTCGGCGACACCGTGGCCCTGGTCGACGGCACGAACGGTACGAGCATGACGTACGGCCAGCTCGACACGTACCACCGCGCCCTCGCCGCGGCCTTCACCGAAGCGGGTGTCCGCAAGGGGGACGTCCTCGCCCTGCACAGCCCCAACACCGTCGTGTACCCGGCGGTGTTCTACGCCGCCACCCGGGCCGGGGCGTCCGTCACCACCGCCCACCCCCTGGCCACCGCCGAGGAGTTGGCCACCCAGCTCCGCGACTCCGCCGCCCGCTGGATCGTCACGGTCGGGGCGCTCCTCGAAGTGGCCCGCCGGGCGGCGGAGTTGGTCGGCGGCATCCAGGAGATCTTCGTCTGCGACCGGGCCGTCGGACACCGCTCGGTCCGCGACCTGGCGCTGTCCACCGCCCCCCGGGTGACCGTGCCCGTCGACCCCGGCGAGGACGTCGCCGTCCTCCCGTACTCCTCGGGCACCACCGGCGTCCCCAAGGGCGTCATGCTCACCCACCGCTCGATCGCCACGAACCTCGCGCAGATGGAACCCGTCGTCCCCATGGGCCCCGGCGACCGCATCCTCGCGATTCTGCCGTTCTTCCACATCTACGGCCTCACCGCCCTGATGAACGCGCCCCTGCGGCACGGCGCGACCGTCGTCGTCCTGCCCCGCTTCGACCTGGACCAGTTCCTCGCCGCGATCGAGACGTACCGCATCACCGGCCTGTACGTCGCCCCGCCCATCGTCCTCGCCCTCGCCAAGCACCCGGCCGTCTCGCGGTACGACCTCAGCTCGCTCCGGTACGTCCTGTGCGCGGCGGCCCCGCTCGACGCCCGCCTGGCGGCGGCCTGTTCGGCCCGGCTGAACCTCCCGCCCGTACGGCAGGCCTACGGCATGACGGAGCTGTCGCCCGGCACGCACATCGTCCCGCTCGACGCCACCGATCCGCCGCCCGGCGCCGTCGGCAAGCTCCTGCCCGGCACCGAGATGCGCCTCGTCCGCCTCGACGACCCGGACGAGGACGCCGAGCCCGGCGGCGAGGGCGAGATCCTCATCCGGGGCCCGCAGGTCATGAAGGGCTACCTCGGCCGCCCCGGCGAGACCGCCGCCATGATCGACGCGGACGGCTGGGTGCACACCGGGGACGTGGGCAGGACCGACGGCGACGGCTGGCTGTTCGTCGTGGACCGCGTCAAGGAACTGATCAAGTACAAAGGCTTCCAGGTCGCCCCCGCCGAACTCGAGGCGCTGCTCCTCACCCACGACGCGATCGCCGACGCGGCGGTGATCGGCGTGCACGACGCGGACGGCAACGAGGTCCCGAAGGCCTACATTGTCCGTCGGCCCGGTGGGGAGTCGCTCGGCGCGGACGACGTCATGTCGTTCGTCGCCGATCGTGTCGCCCCGTACAAGAAGATCCGCCGGGTCGAGTTCATCGGAGGCGTCCCCCGCGCCGCCTCCGGCAAGATCCTCAGACGCCAACTGAGGGACCGCGAAACGGAGATCACCACGTGA
- a CDS encoding enoyl-CoA hydratase family protein → MTDDLVTTAHDRGITTLTLDSPANRNALSARLVDALRAALDTCARDPAVRAVLLTHTGTTFSAGADLKEPASPYTFVSLMRRIVELPKPVVARVTGHVRAGGLGLLGACDLAFADRTAADFAFTEVRIGVAPAVISLPLLPRLAPRAAARYYLTGERFDAAAAVGAGILTEAADDVDAALAPVLDGLRKASPQGLAESKRLLTADVLRAFDDHAEDLVQRSASLFVSAEAREGIAAFLERRDAAWVR, encoded by the coding sequence GTGACGGACGACCTGGTCACCACCGCCCACGACCGGGGCATCACCACCCTGACCCTGGACTCGCCCGCCAACCGCAACGCCCTGTCCGCCCGGCTCGTCGACGCGCTGCGCGCCGCGCTCGACACCTGCGCCCGGGACCCCGCCGTACGGGCCGTGCTGCTCACCCACACCGGGACGACCTTCAGCGCGGGCGCCGACCTCAAGGAACCGGCCAGCCCGTACACGTTCGTGTCCCTGATGCGGCGGATCGTGGAGCTGCCCAAACCCGTCGTCGCGCGCGTCACCGGCCATGTCAGGGCCGGCGGGCTGGGGCTGCTCGGCGCCTGCGACCTCGCCTTCGCCGACCGTACGGCCGCGGACTTCGCGTTCACGGAGGTACGGATCGGCGTCGCGCCCGCCGTGATCTCCCTGCCGCTCCTGCCCCGGCTCGCGCCCCGGGCGGCGGCCCGCTACTACCTGACCGGCGAGCGCTTCGACGCGGCGGCGGCGGTCGGGGCCGGGATCCTCACGGAGGCCGCCGACGACGTGGACGCGGCCCTCGCACCCGTACTGGACGGGCTGCGCAAGGCGTCCCCGCAGGGCCTCGCCGAGTCGAAGAGGCTCCTGACGGCGGACGTGCTGCGGGCGTTCGACGACCACGCCGAGGACCTGGTCCAGCGCTCCGCGTCGCTCTTCGTGTCGGCGGAGGCCCGCGAGGGCATCGCCGCGTTCCTGGAACGGCGGGACGCGGCATGGGTGCGGTAG
- a CDS encoding TetR/AcrR family transcriptional regulator → MGAVAAPKQDRSRATRMRLLEAAVSCLAEHGWAGSTVSVVAERAGVSRGAAQHHFPTREDLFTAAVEYVAEERSTALRALVPAGPAHRRQAVEGIVALYTGPLFRAALHLWVAASDEEQLRPRVTELEARVGREAHRSAVALLGADESVPGVRETVQGLLDMARGLGLATLLTDDGRRRARVVAQWSHILDGVLGGPGGGTA, encoded by the coding sequence ATGGGTGCGGTAGCCGCCCCGAAGCAGGACCGCAGCCGGGCGACCCGGATGCGGCTCCTGGAGGCGGCCGTGTCCTGCCTGGCCGAACACGGCTGGGCGGGCTCCACGGTCTCCGTCGTCGCCGAACGGGCCGGCGTCTCGCGGGGCGCCGCGCAGCACCACTTCCCCACGCGCGAGGACCTGTTCACCGCCGCCGTCGAGTACGTGGCGGAGGAACGCTCCACCGCCCTGCGCGCCCTCGTCCCGGCCGGCCCCGCGCACCGGCGCCAAGCGGTCGAGGGGATCGTGGCGCTCTACACGGGACCGCTCTTCCGCGCCGCCCTCCACCTCTGGGTCGCCGCCTCCGACGAGGAACAACTCCGGCCCCGCGTCACCGAGTTGGAAGCGCGCGTCGGCCGCGAGGCCCACCGCAGCGCGGTCGCCCTCCTGGGCGCGGACGAGTCCGTACCGGGCGTACGGGAAACGGTCCAGGGCCTCCTGGACATGGCCCGCGGCCTCGGCCTGGCGACGCTCCTGACGGACGACGGCAGGCGCCGCGCACGGGTGGTGGCGCAGTGGTCGCACA